In Mytilus edulis chromosome 13, xbMytEdul2.2, whole genome shotgun sequence, a single window of DNA contains:
- the LOC139499923 gene encoding uncharacterized protein: MFYVYLKMQLIQTVLLIYTAVSLHSCMSLGDEEGWTLVYKIVTGGNGSAYDLFMSNYSLNVYDEEAMSLNCSKNPSKKHFKSDIVNYWSIIGIHQVRVSVYISGIEQVFLLFNGTQTNKTNWFNERRLINSSYRDLNVQKNVSYFSVDGIAGPADHHYGDNYSRRFYIRNETDGECKTKDNGWLLVGDDKGACNYERDINKKPFILFSNPPSISKASKHELADSLAIFIKFSSKANCLNPFVINCIYGYAQTSTNLANIPSTNPAQTSTTSPAQTSSTSPAQTSSTSPAQTSATSPAQTSATNPAQTSSTTTEIRSVDLQNKLDQIKIELTVQRKSTQKYRRSLTSAPDERTSSKLMGIIGGTFIISVIGFIVLLDCATCNMGRHGKAKKGNN, from the exons atgttttatgtttatctGAAAATGCAGCTAATACAAACAG ttttGCTGATCTATACGGCTGTGAGCCTGCATAGTTGTATGTCTCTTGGCGACGAGGAAGGCTGGACTCTTGTGTACAAAATAGTAACCGGAG GAAATGGTAGTGCTTACGATTTGTTCATGTCTAACTATTCATTAAATGTTTATGACGAAGAGGCCATGTCATTAAACTGTTCTAAAAATCCATCGAAGAAACACTTTAAGTCGGATATCGTCAATTACTGGTCTATAATAGGAATACATCAG GTTAGAGTGTCAGTTTATATAAGTGGTATTGAACAGGTATTTCTTTTGTTCAATGGAACTCAAACAAACAAGACGAACTGGTTTAATGAGAGGCGGCTCATTAATAGTAGTTACAGAGACCTGAATGTACAAAAAAACGTTTCTTACTTTTCCGTTGACGG AATAGCAGGACCAGCTGATCACCATTACGGTGATAACTATAGCAGACGATTTTACATAAGAAATGAAACAGACGgcgaatgtaaaacaaaagataatGGTTGGCTACTTGTTGGAGATGATAAGGGCGCCTGCAATTATGAGcgagatataaacaaaaaaccaTTCATTCTTTTTAGCAATCCTCCCTCTATATCTAAAG CATCGAAACATGAATTGGCAGATAGTTTGGCAATATTTATAAAGT TTTCAAGTAAAGCCAATTGTTTGAACCCATTTGTCATCAACTGCATTTACGGTTATGCACAGACATCAACCAACCTTGCAAACATACCATCAACAAACCCTGCACAGACTTCAACAACAAGCCCCGCACAGACATCATCAACAAGTCCTGCACAAACATCATCAACAAGTCCTGCACAGACATCAGCAACAAGTCCTGCACAAACATCAGCAACGAACCCTGCACAGACATCATCAACAACAACTGAAATAAGAAGTGTAGATCTGCAAAATAAATTAGACCAGATCAAAATAGAGCTGACGGTACAGAGAAAATCAACACAAA AGTACAGGAGATCTCTGACGAGTGCCCCGGATGAGAGAACGTCATCTAAACTCATGGGAATAATTGGTGGAACTTTCATAATCTCTGTGATTGGATTTATAGTTCTACTGGACTGTGCCACCTGCAATATGGGAAGACATGGTAAAGCAAAGAAAGGCAACAATTAG